In Caldisericum sp., a single genomic region encodes these proteins:
- a CDS encoding DUF2892 domain-containing protein, translating to MSDENISLVEGIIRAIIGVAIFIAGYKINDFIMRYESVGYPRSFIFNTIFRYRDVLQILCFFFGFVLFFTGITRFSPLKKLFLRR from the coding sequence ATGAGTGATGAAAATATTTCTTTAGTTGAAGGTATTATACGGGCAATAATAGGTGTTGCAATTTTTATTGCAGGATATAAAATAAACGATTTTATCATGCGATACGAGAGCGTGGGCTATCCACGCTCTTTTATTTTCAATACTATTTTCAGGTATCGAGATGTTCTTCAGATTTTATGTTTCTTTTTTGGGTTTGTACTTTTCTTTACTGGAATTACGAGGTTTTCACCTCTTAAGAAACTCTTTTTGAGAAGATAA
- a CDS encoding GNAT family N-acetyltransferase: MPAIKTINHYNLSLNEVKDLKIHENFVHKIFTSFSDLDTSILNKITNTFGNDKVTEIKFRFIAKHKMVVTFIDNEFASYCFFSDRPFRFSLFKLKEDEIYFYDCFTFEKFRGRSSIYSEVRYVIDKYKDLGYKIAHVEIEENNIASQKAFNKLGFKKTQTFYVIEFLGTRIIFSKRVS; the protein is encoded by the coding sequence GTGCCTGCAATAAAAACCATTAATCATTACAACCTTAGTTTAAATGAAGTTAAAGATTTAAAGATCCACGAAAATTTTGTTCATAAGATTTTTACATCATTTAGCGATTTAGATACCTCTATTCTAAATAAAATAACAAATACATTTGGAAACGATAAAGTCACCGAAATAAAATTCAGGTTTATAGCAAAGCATAAGATGGTTGTAACATTTATTGATAATGAATTTGCTTCCTATTGCTTCTTCTCCGATAGACCCTTTAGGTTTAGTCTTTTCAAATTAAAAGAAGACGAGATCTATTTCTATGACTGTTTCACATTCGAAAAATTCAGAGGAAGGTCTTCCATATATAGCGAGGTAAGATATGTTATAGACAAATACAAAGATTTAGGCTATAAAATAGCACATGTCGAGATCGAGGAAAATAATATCGCATCCCAAAAAGCTTTTAACAAATTAGGTTTTAAGAAAACTCAAACATTTTATGTAATAGAATTTTTAGGAACAAGAATTATCTTCTCAAAAAGAGTTTCTTAA
- a CDS encoding metallopeptidase family protein, with the protein MVFIAGTIYYNVKVNENLDLFREVIDKTLESLPQELKEQIKNLEFIVLEAPTESFVESHGFKGQILLGLYVGVPLNKRGVNYNWVLPDRIYIFMNPIIYFANLEGIAIEEKIRKVVLHEIGHYFGMGEDNLRRLGVY; encoded by the coding sequence ATGGTTTTTATTGCAGGCACAATCTATTATAATGTAAAAGTGAATGAAAATTTAGATTTATTTAGAGAAGTAATTGATAAAACTTTAGAAAGTTTGCCACAAGAACTCAAAGAGCAGATTAAAAATTTAGAGTTTATCGTTTTAGAAGCTCCAACTGAAAGTTTCGTTGAAAGTCATGGTTTCAAAGGACAGATCCTTTTGGGGCTTTATGTTGGTGTTCCCCTGAACAAAAGAGGCGTAAATTATAACTGGGTATTGCCTGATAGGATTTATATTTTTATGAACCCCATAATCTACTTTGCAAACCTCGAAGGAATAGCGATAGAGGAGAAGATTAGAAAAGTTGTCCTTCATGAGATCGGGCATTACTTTGGAATGGGCGAAGACAACTTAAGAAGGCTTGGAGTTTATTAA